One window from the genome of Pseudonocardia hierapolitana encodes:
- a CDS encoding MarR family winged helix-turn-helix transcriptional regulator: protein MSRRRLPSLGGQERPANLAVLMREAFVALNDRVLARLVESGHGEVRPAHGAVFQYLDDTGTTVSVLAERAQMTKQAMAELVRHLETHGYVRRVPDPSDRRAKLVVPTERGHDVIATAQDLVPDLELEVGEILGADRVRRLRADLEAIRQTIPTRDRAASAGQVRQ, encoded by the coding sequence ATGTCAAGGCGTCGGCTGCCCAGCCTGGGCGGGCAGGAGCGACCCGCGAACCTCGCGGTCCTCATGCGCGAAGCGTTCGTGGCGCTCAACGACCGCGTCCTCGCCCGGCTCGTGGAGAGCGGGCACGGCGAGGTGCGGCCGGCGCACGGTGCGGTCTTCCAGTACCTCGACGACACCGGCACGACGGTGAGCGTGCTCGCCGAGCGGGCGCAGATGACCAAGCAGGCGATGGCCGAGCTGGTGAGGCACCTCGAGACGCACGGGTACGTCCGGCGCGTGCCCGACCCGAGCGACCGGCGCGCCAAGCTCGTCGTCCCCACCGAGCGCGGTCACGACGTGATCGCCACCGCTCAGGATCTGGTCCCCGACCTCGAGCTCGAGGTCGGGGAGATCCTCGGCGCCGACCGCGTTCGCCGGCTGCGCGCCGATCTCGAGGCGATCCGCCAAACCATCCCGACCCGG
- a CDS encoding cupin domain-containing protein, whose translation MDMLPVDSSAPERIRTGLDELTVLAGSAQTGGALFAMQIRMPPGGGPPVMHRHDPGEVYLVQEGEFTFYIGGADDPGRRRVTARAGDVVPLAGRTPHTVRNESAEDAVAFVVHAPGAPMEQFLRAVAALGPEPSMDDALAAAAQNGIELLGRIP comes from the coding sequence ATGGACATGCTACCTGTCGATTCCTCCGCCCCGGAGCGCATCCGAACCGGGCTGGACGAGCTCACCGTTCTCGCCGGCAGCGCCCAGACCGGCGGCGCCCTGTTCGCCATGCAGATCCGAATGCCACCCGGCGGCGGGCCCCCGGTGATGCACCGCCACGACCCGGGCGAGGTCTACCTGGTGCAGGAGGGCGAGTTCACCTTCTACATCGGGGGAGCCGACGACCCGGGCCGCAGGCGCGTGACGGCTCGCGCAGGCGACGTCGTCCCGCTCGCCGGTCGCACGCCGCACACGGTCCGCAACGAGTCGGCCGAGGACGCCGTCGCGTTCGTCGTGCACGCGCCCGGTGCTCCGATGGAGCAGTTCCTGCGAGCGGTCGCCGCGTTGGGCCCCGAGCCGAGCATGGACGACGCTCTCGCTGCCGCGGCGCAGAACGGCATCGAGCTGCTCGGCCGCATCCCGTAG
- a CDS encoding bifunctional helix-turn-helix transcriptional regulator/GNAT family N-acetyltransferase, with protein MPEAGVVAQVRAFNRFYTRVIGVLEAGVLGTPYSLTEARVLFELAERDEIGVSELRQLLGIDAGYLSRILGRFASDGLVVREAARDDARRQIVRLTPQGRTAYGRIDDEQVRATEHLLEPLDEDGRRRLVGAMDRIRRALGDAPLPRTVVLRGPTPGELGWIIARHGAQSAPQEVVAARIVADFAFRADPREAAWMAEVDGEPVGCALCLADAGAGAATARLELLLVEPAVRGAGIGSRLVRECVRSARSAGFERLTAHAPAGSAAARILERAGFEADRQGWTRSW; from the coding sequence ATGCCCGAGGCGGGCGTGGTGGCGCAGGTGCGGGCGTTCAACCGCTTCTACACGCGCGTCATCGGCGTGCTCGAGGCCGGCGTCCTGGGCACCCCGTACTCGCTCACCGAGGCGCGAGTCCTGTTCGAGCTCGCGGAGCGGGACGAGATCGGCGTCTCCGAGTTGCGGCAGCTGCTCGGGATCGACGCCGGCTACCTCAGCCGCATACTCGGGCGGTTCGCCTCCGACGGTCTCGTGGTGCGCGAGGCGGCCCGCGACGACGCGCGGCGCCAGATCGTGCGGCTGACCCCCCAGGGGCGCACCGCGTACGGCCGCATCGACGACGAGCAGGTCCGCGCGACCGAGCATCTGCTGGAGCCGCTCGACGAGGACGGCAGGCGGCGGCTCGTGGGCGCGATGGACCGGATCCGCCGTGCGCTCGGGGACGCACCGCTCCCCCGCACCGTCGTCCTGCGCGGTCCCACTCCTGGCGAGCTGGGATGGATCATCGCGCGGCACGGTGCGCAGTCGGCGCCACAGGAGGTGGTTGCGGCGCGGATCGTCGCGGACTTCGCCTTCCGGGCCGACCCGCGGGAGGCGGCCTGGATGGCCGAGGTCGACGGCGAGCCGGTCGGGTGCGCTCTGTGTCTCGCCGACGCCGGCGCCGGCGCGGCCACGGCCCGGCTGGAGCTACTGCTCGTCGAACCCGCGGTGCGGGGGGCCGGGATCGGCTCCCGGCTGGTGAGGGAGTGCGTGCGATCGGCGCGCTCGGCCGGGTTCGAGCGGCTCACCGCGCACGCGCCTGCCGGCTCCGCCGCGGCGCGCATCCTGGAGCGCGCGGGGTTCGAGGCGGACCGGCAGGGGTGGACGCGCAGCTGGTGA
- a CDS encoding DUF3072 domain-containing protein, whose product MSEKNEWASAGPASSDPAAKDPDDWTTGDEPMTGPQKSYLHTLAQEAGEDPPPDGLTKADASRLIDELQERTGRGR is encoded by the coding sequence ATGAGCGAGAAGAACGAGTGGGCGTCCGCCGGACCTGCATCCTCGGATCCGGCCGCCAAGGATCCTGACGACTGGACGACGGGCGACGAGCCGATGACGGGTCCGCAGAAGTCGTACCTGCACACGCTCGCGCAGGAGGCCGGCGAGGATCCGCCGCCGGACGGTCTGACGAAGGCCGACGCCTCGCGGCTGATCGACGAACTGCAGGAACGTACTGGGCGCGGGCGCTGA
- the bfr gene encoding bacterioferritin, translating into MRGDDEIIALLNEQLTSELTAINQYFLHAKMQQNWGLTKLAAYTKNESIDEMRHAEIITDRILFLEGLPNYQRLLPLRIGQTVREQLQSDLAIEVEVVERLRPGIALCREKGDITTAKLFEDILADEEHHIDYIETNLELIDRLGEQLYLAQLVDQPPTAG; encoded by the coding sequence ATGCGTGGCGACGACGAGATCATCGCACTGCTCAACGAGCAGCTCACCAGCGAGCTCACCGCGATCAACCAGTACTTCCTGCACGCCAAGATGCAGCAGAACTGGGGCCTGACCAAGCTCGCCGCGTACACCAAGAACGAGTCGATCGACGAGATGCGGCACGCCGAGATCATCACCGACCGCATCCTGTTCCTCGAGGGCCTGCCCAACTACCAGCGGCTGCTCCCGCTGCGGATCGGGCAGACGGTCCGCGAGCAGCTGCAATCCGACCTCGCCATCGAGGTCGAGGTCGTCGAGCGGCTGCGTCCGGGCATCGCCCTGTGCCGTGAGAAGGGTGACATCACCACGGCGAAGCTGTTCGAGGACATCCTCGCCGACGAGGAGCACCACATCGACTACATCGAGACCAACCTCGAGCTCATCGACCGCCTCGGCGAGCAGCTCTACCTGGCCCAGCTCGTGGACCAGCCGCCCACCGCCGGCTGA
- a CDS encoding (2Fe-2S)-binding protein produces the protein MCICYAVPDAVIRSCVANGARTVEEVGDACDAGTGCGSCHDHIDVFLAAAHAPSEIAGLARSA, from the coding sequence GTGTGCATCTGCTACGCGGTGCCGGACGCCGTGATCCGGTCGTGCGTCGCGAATGGAGCGCGCACCGTCGAGGAGGTCGGCGACGCCTGCGACGCCGGCACCGGCTGCGGCTCGTGCCACGACCACATCGACGTCTTCCTCGCCGCCGCCCACGCCCCGTCGGAAATCGCCGGGCTCGCGCGCTCGGCATAA
- the ligD gene encoding non-homologous end-joining DNA ligase — translation MPLDEYRRKRDARRTPEPIPADDPAAPEGSGHRFVIQEHHARRLHWDVRLERDGVLVSWAVPKGLPTDPDTVRLAVRTEDHPIEYLEFSGEIPAGEYGGGTMTIWDSGTYETEKWNPREVIVQLSGERAAGRFVFIRTDREGGKDNWLLRRSDRDGGRAPLPHDARPMLATAGELPAEGEWWLQIGFGGRRVIVRADGGRVRITDAEGDEVAAPSLRALGPSLGATQALLDAELVGGAEGAYLWIGDVLHVDGRDACALPFRERRALLDRLPLDGPRWRPAPVFPGAGAEVVAAAKQQNLPYVVAKDPDSPYEPGRTSPRWVQVATGVAAPEERRSATSAGSRAGFGRAALSNPGKVLYPLTGTTKADVLAYYLAVADVMLPHLRNRPVTLVRWPDGVERGSFFEKDVSRHAPRWLRTARVGTPGGRSENADFPLIDDAEGLAWAANLAALELHVPQWRVGPGGAQQLPDLVVFDLDPGEGTTVVDCARVAERIAERLADDGLVAYPRTSGGKGMQLYLPVTVAQAEHTSEFAKAVAEDLARESPSRITAVMAKARRRGKVFVDWSQNNPYKTTIASYSLRGRARPTVATPVTWDEVRACRRPDDLVFTAADLPARIAEHGDLLAPLFTEPQRLPGRG, via the coding sequence GTGCCGCTGGACGAGTACCGCCGCAAGCGCGACGCACGGCGCACGCCGGAGCCGATCCCCGCGGACGACCCGGCGGCACCGGAGGGTTCCGGCCACCGCTTCGTCATCCAGGAGCACCACGCGCGGCGGCTGCACTGGGACGTCCGGCTGGAGCGCGACGGTGTGCTGGTCTCGTGGGCGGTACCGAAGGGCCTGCCCACCGACCCGGACACGGTGCGGCTGGCCGTGCGCACCGAGGACCATCCGATCGAGTACCTGGAGTTCTCGGGGGAGATCCCGGCCGGCGAGTACGGCGGCGGGACGATGACGATCTGGGACTCCGGCACGTACGAGACCGAGAAGTGGAATCCACGCGAGGTCATCGTCCAGCTCAGCGGGGAGCGGGCTGCGGGGCGGTTCGTGTTCATCCGCACGGATCGCGAGGGCGGGAAGGACAACTGGCTGTTGCGCCGCTCCGACCGCGACGGCGGGCGGGCACCGCTCCCCCACGACGCGCGTCCGATGCTCGCGACGGCCGGTGAGCTCCCCGCAGAGGGTGAGTGGTGGCTGCAGATCGGGTTCGGCGGGCGGCGGGTGATCGTGCGGGCCGACGGCGGGCGGGTCCGGATCACCGACGCCGAAGGTGACGAGGTGGCCGCGCCGAGCCTGCGCGCGCTGGGCCCGTCGCTCGGGGCGACGCAGGCGCTGCTGGACGCCGAGCTCGTCGGCGGCGCGGAGGGGGCCTACCTGTGGATCGGTGACGTGCTGCACGTCGACGGGCGAGACGCGTGCGCGTTGCCGTTCCGGGAGCGGCGCGCCCTGCTGGACCGGCTCCCCCTGGACGGGCCGCGGTGGCGGCCGGCTCCGGTGTTCCCGGGGGCCGGAGCGGAGGTGGTGGCCGCGGCGAAGCAGCAGAACCTCCCGTACGTGGTGGCGAAGGACCCGGACTCGCCCTACGAGCCGGGCCGCACCAGCCCGCGCTGGGTGCAGGTCGCCACGGGAGTCGCGGCGCCGGAGGAACGCCGCAGCGCGACGTCCGCGGGGTCCAGGGCGGGGTTCGGGCGCGCCGCGCTCAGCAACCCCGGCAAGGTCCTCTACCCGCTCACCGGCACCACCAAGGCCGACGTGCTCGCGTACTACCTCGCGGTGGCGGACGTGATGCTCCCGCACCTGCGCAACCGGCCGGTCACGCTCGTGCGCTGGCCGGACGGGGTGGAGCGCGGTTCGTTCTTCGAGAAGGACGTCTCCCGGCACGCCCCCCGCTGGCTGCGCACCGCGCGGGTGGGCACGCCGGGCGGCCGTTCGGAGAACGCCGACTTCCCGCTGATCGACGACGCGGAGGGCCTCGCGTGGGCCGCGAACCTCGCCGCACTGGAGCTGCACGTGCCGCAGTGGCGGGTGGGCCCGGGCGGCGCCCAGCAGTTGCCGGACCTGGTGGTGTTCGACCTCGATCCCGGTGAGGGCACCACGGTGGTGGACTGCGCGCGGGTGGCGGAGCGGATCGCCGAGCGGCTCGCGGACGACGGCCTCGTCGCGTACCCGCGCACGAGCGGCGGGAAGGGGATGCAGCTGTACCTGCCGGTCACCGTGGCGCAGGCGGAGCACACCTCCGAGTTCGCGAAGGCCGTCGCCGAGGACCTGGCCCGGGAGTCCCCCAGCCGGATCACGGCCGTCATGGCGAAGGCGCGGCGGCGCGGGAAGGTGTTCGTCGACTGGAGCCAGAACAACCCGTACAAGACCACGATCGCGAGCTACTCGCTGCGCGGGAGGGCGCGCCCGACCGTTGCCACCCCGGTGACGTGGGACGAGGTGCGGGCGTGCCGGCGCCCGGACGATCTCGTGTTCACCGCCGCCGACCTGCCGGCGCGCATCGCCGAGCACGGCGACCTGCTCGCCCCGCTGTTCACCGAACCGCAACGCCTCCCCGGTCGCGGCTGA
- a CDS encoding glycerophosphodiester phosphodiesterase family protein — protein MPRHPYLDGPYPRAYAHRGWHIDDLDGCENTLAAFRRAVAEGFGYLEMDVHASADGVAVVHHDATLDRTTDGSGAIRALPAAALADVRVRGREPVPLLEQVLSELPDTRITVELKSGAVVEPVLEVLERTGSWHRVCLGSYHGGWLRRAREAAGSRLCTSMAQGAAFGLRARAWLDQLPGPLHRLPAPPSPGDLAQLPRHIGPLTVVDVALLRAAHESGREVHVWTVDTATQMTALLDLGADGLLSDRPDVLRDVLHARGVWQGA, from the coding sequence GTGCCCCGGCACCCCTACCTCGACGGTCCCTATCCGCGCGCCTACGCCCACCGCGGGTGGCACATCGACGATCTCGACGGGTGCGAGAACACCCTCGCGGCGTTCCGCCGGGCGGTCGCAGAGGGCTTCGGTTACCTCGAGATGGACGTGCACGCGAGTGCTGACGGGGTCGCGGTGGTCCACCACGACGCGACGCTGGACCGCACCACGGACGGCAGCGGCGCGATCCGCGCCCTCCCCGCCGCCGCGCTGGCCGACGTCCGGGTGCGCGGCCGCGAGCCCGTGCCGCTGCTCGAGCAGGTGCTGTCGGAGCTGCCCGACACGCGGATCACGGTGGAGCTGAAGTCCGGCGCGGTGGTCGAGCCGGTGCTCGAGGTGCTCGAGCGCACGGGCAGCTGGCACCGGGTGTGCCTGGGCAGCTACCACGGCGGATGGCTGCGCCGGGCGCGGGAGGCGGCCGGATCGCGGCTGTGCACCTCCATGGCGCAGGGCGCCGCGTTCGGGCTGCGCGCCCGGGCGTGGCTCGACCAGCTGCCCGGCCCGCTGCACCGCCTCCCCGCGCCACCATCACCCGGGGACCTCGCCCAGCTCCCCCGTCACATCGGCCCGCTCACCGTGGTGGACGTCGCGCTGCTGCGCGCCGCGCACGAGAGCGGACGTGAGGTGCACGTGTGGACGGTCGACACGGCGACGCAGATGACGGCGCTGCTCGACCTCGGCGCGGACGGCCTGCTCTCGGACCGGCCCGACGTCCTGCGCGACGTGCTGCACGCGCGCGGTGTGTGGCAGGGCGCCTGA
- a CDS encoding MFS transporter — MTGPATVVDRSRVLAWGLWDWGSAAFHAVVLTFVFSVYLTDVVGDGSPAAGAALGYAIGAAGLVIALLAPVIGQRADASGRRKLSTGVWTACTVATMAGLFAIRDDPAYLWPGLVLLAAGSVFAELAQVSYNAMLAQVSTPATIGRVSGFGWAMGYVGGIVLLLVVYYGFVAGDGPAAGLAGLPRADGFNVRVVALVAAAWFLVFALPLLLCVPEAPPAPDGPARLGVLGAYRALFADLGALYREDRHTVYFLGASALFRDGLAAIFTVGSVLAVGVYGIGAGDVLLFGVAANVVAATGAVAGGRLEDRVGPKRVIVASLLGMIAAATVLLVVSGPLMFWVFGLALVLFVGPAQSSSRTFLARLARPGREGQLFGLYATTGRAVSFLAPSLFGLFVSLFDAQRAGIVGIVLVLVAGLLALWPVRPPAMSAAAG; from the coding sequence GTGACTGGGCCGGCCACCGTCGTCGACCGCAGCCGGGTGCTGGCGTGGGGGCTGTGGGACTGGGGTTCAGCGGCCTTCCACGCTGTGGTCCTGACGTTCGTCTTCTCGGTCTACCTCACCGACGTCGTCGGCGACGGGAGCCCAGCGGCCGGCGCCGCCCTCGGCTACGCGATCGGGGCAGCGGGCCTCGTCATCGCGCTGCTCGCCCCCGTGATCGGGCAGCGGGCGGACGCATCGGGCCGGCGCAAGCTCTCGACGGGGGTGTGGACGGCCTGCACGGTCGCGACGATGGCCGGGCTCTTCGCGATCCGCGACGACCCGGCGTACCTGTGGCCGGGTCTGGTGCTGCTGGCCGCGGGCTCGGTGTTCGCGGAGCTCGCCCAGGTGTCCTACAACGCCATGCTCGCCCAGGTGTCGACACCGGCCACGATCGGGCGGGTGTCCGGGTTCGGCTGGGCCATGGGCTACGTCGGCGGCATCGTGCTGTTGCTCGTCGTCTACTACGGGTTCGTGGCGGGCGACGGCCCGGCCGCGGGGCTCGCCGGTCTCCCGCGTGCGGACGGGTTCAACGTGCGGGTGGTGGCGCTCGTGGCCGCCGCGTGGTTCCTGGTGTTCGCGCTGCCGCTCCTCCTGTGCGTGCCGGAGGCCCCGCCTGCGCCGGACGGGCCGGCGCGGCTCGGGGTGCTGGGCGCCTACCGGGCGCTCTTCGCCGATCTCGGGGCGCTGTACCGCGAGGACCGGCACACCGTCTACTTCCTCGGTGCGAGCGCGCTGTTCCGCGACGGGCTCGCCGCGATCTTCACGGTCGGATCAGTGCTCGCGGTCGGTGTCTACGGGATCGGCGCCGGTGACGTCCTGCTGTTCGGAGTGGCCGCCAACGTCGTCGCGGCGACGGGCGCGGTCGCCGGTGGCCGGCTGGAGGACCGGGTCGGCCCGAAGCGGGTGATCGTCGCGTCGCTGCTCGGGATGATCGCGGCCGCGACGGTGTTGCTCGTCGTGTCGGGGCCGCTGATGTTCTGGGTGTTCGGCCTGGCGCTGGTGCTCTTCGTGGGGCCGGCGCAGTCGTCGTCGCGCACGTTCCTCGCCCGGCTGGCCCGGCCGGGCCGTGAGGGCCAGCTCTTCGGCCTCTACGCCACGACCGGCCGGGCGGTGTCGTTCCTGGCGCCGAGCCTGTTCGGCCTCTTCGTCTCGCTCTTCGACGCGCAGCGGGCCGGGATCGTGGGAATCGTGTTGGTGCTGGTGGCGGGGCTGCTGGCACTGTGGCCGGTGCGCCCGCCCGCCATGAGCGCTGCGGCCGGGTAA
- a CDS encoding RNA polymerase-binding protein RbpA, translating into MADRVLRGSRLGAVSYETDRNHDLAPRQSMRYGCPRGHEFEVPFAGDAEAPATWECRLHGSISRLVDGAEPEQKKAKPPRTHWDMLLERRSVAELEVLLNERLELLAERRREIA; encoded by the coding sequence ATGGCCGACCGCGTGCTCCGTGGCAGCCGGCTCGGGGCTGTCAGCTACGAGACGGACCGCAACCACGACCTCGCGCCGCGGCAGTCGATGCGCTACGGGTGCCCGCGCGGACACGAGTTCGAGGTGCCCTTCGCGGGCGACGCCGAAGCCCCGGCAACTTGGGAGTGTCGCCTCCACGGCAGCATCTCCCGCCTCGTGGACGGCGCCGAGCCCGAGCAGAAGAAGGCCAAGCCCCCGCGCACTCACTGGGACATGCTGCTGGAGCGTCGCTCCGTGGCCGAGCTGGAGGTGCTGCTCAACGAGCGCCTCGAACTGCTCGCCGAGCGCAGGCGCGAGATCGCCTGA